In a genomic window of Rhodovulum sp. P5:
- a CDS encoding class II 3-deoxy-7-phosphoheptulonate synthase gives MTTWQKTDWRSRPRVQMPDYTDQAALEAVEAQLAKYPPLVFAGETRNLTTKLGKAARGEAFLLQGGDCAESFSEFSADTIRDTFKVLLQMAVVLTYGAKLPVVKVGRMAGQFAKPRSAPMETVGGEELPSYRGDIVNGFEFTPEARIPDPNRMLQAYTQAAASLNLLRAFSKGGFADIHRVHSWTLGFTDSDEAERYRDMANRISDTLGFMTAAGVNADTMQGMSQVDFFTSHEALLLEYEEALTRVDSTSGNWVAGSGHMIWIGDRTRQVDGAHVAFCRGVMNPIGLKCGPTISDDDLKTLIEALNPQNVPGRLTLITRFGAGTVGEHLPRLIKVVRDMGAEVLWTCDPMHGNTIKSASGYKTRPFDSVLREVQEFFAVHNAEGTIPGGVHFEMTGKDVTECTGGVRAVTDEDLSSRYHTACDPRLNASQSLELAFLVAEELANRHEQAAAAAAQ, from the coding sequence ATGACGACGTGGCAAAAGACCGACTGGCGATCCCGACCCCGGGTGCAAATGCCCGATTATACGGATCAGGCGGCGCTTGAAGCCGTCGAGGCCCAGCTTGCGAAATACCCGCCGCTCGTCTTTGCCGGCGAGACCCGGAACCTGACCACCAAGCTTGGCAAGGCCGCGCGGGGCGAGGCGTTCCTGCTGCAAGGCGGCGATTGCGCCGAGAGCTTCTCGGAATTCAGCGCCGACACCATCAGGGACACGTTCAAGGTTCTGCTGCAGATGGCCGTGGTTCTGACCTACGGCGCAAAGCTGCCGGTGGTGAAGGTCGGACGGATGGCAGGCCAGTTCGCCAAGCCGCGCTCAGCTCCGATGGAAACGGTCGGCGGCGAAGAACTGCCCAGCTATCGCGGTGATATCGTCAACGGGTTCGAGTTCACGCCAGAGGCGCGGATCCCCGATCCGAACCGGATGCTGCAGGCCTATACCCAGGCCGCCGCCTCGCTGAACCTGCTGCGCGCGTTTTCCAAGGGCGGCTTCGCCGACATCCATCGGGTGCATAGCTGGACGCTGGGTTTCACCGACAGCGATGAGGCAGAGCGCTATCGCGACATGGCCAACCGGATCAGCGACACGCTCGGCTTCATGACGGCCGCAGGTGTGAACGCGGACACCATGCAGGGCATGTCGCAGGTGGATTTCTTCACCTCTCACGAAGCACTGCTTCTGGAATACGAAGAGGCGCTGACGCGGGTCGATTCGACGTCTGGCAACTGGGTGGCCGGGTCGGGCCACATGATCTGGATCGGCGACCGGACCCGCCAGGTCGACGGGGCGCATGTCGCCTTCTGCCGCGGGGTGATGAATCCGATTGGGTTGAAATGCGGGCCGACGATTTCGGACGACGACCTCAAGACGCTGATCGAGGCGCTGAACCCGCAAAACGTGCCGGGCCGTCTGACGCTGATCACCCGGTTCGGGGCGGGCACCGTGGGCGAACATCTGCCGCGCCTGATCAAGGTGGTGCGCGACATGGGGGCCGAAGTGCTTTGGACCTGCGATCCGATGCACGGTAACACCATCAAGTCGGCCAGCGGCTACAAGACACGGCCGTTCGATTCTGTTCTGCGCGAGGTGCAGGAGTTCTTTGCCGTCCACAACGCGGAAGGGACGATCCCCGGCGGCGTGCATTTCGAGATGACGGGCAAGGACGTGACCGAATGCACCGGCGGCGTGCGGGCCGTGACGGACGAGGACCTGTCCTCTCGCTATCACACGGCGTGCGACCCGCGTCTGAATGCGTCCCAGTCGCTGGAACTGGCCTTCCTCGTCGCCGAGGAATTGGCCAACCGGCACGAGCAGGCCGCGGCGGCGGCCGCTCAATAG
- a CDS encoding GlxA family transcriptional regulator, which yields MLSFASAIEPFRIANRMSGKTLYRWRLAGEAGTWASCSNGATVRLDMGLDELGRDEMIVLCGGMDIQAATTKRLVGWLRREARKGLTVAGLCTAAYALARAGLLDGRRATIHWENQDSFAEDFPEIELTKSVFVIDGNRITTAGGTASIDLALTLIAETHGEELANAVADQLIYSAIRTDQDTLRLSIPTRIGVRHPKLSHVIQVMEKNLEDPISPAVLARDVGMSTRQLERLFRRYLNQSPKRYYMELRLVKARNLLMQTDMSVINVALACGFASPSHFSKCYRAHYDTTPYRERGSRSGRVVE from the coding sequence ATGCTGAGCTTTGCGAGCGCCATCGAACCGTTCCGCATTGCCAACCGGATGTCGGGAAAGACGCTTTATCGCTGGCGGCTGGCCGGTGAAGCTGGCACTTGGGCCAGTTGTTCCAACGGGGCCACCGTGCGGCTGGACATGGGGCTGGACGAACTTGGCCGCGACGAGATGATCGTGCTGTGCGGCGGGATGGACATACAGGCGGCGACGACCAAGCGCCTTGTCGGCTGGCTGCGGCGCGAGGCCCGCAAGGGCCTGACCGTGGCAGGGCTGTGCACTGCCGCCTATGCGCTGGCGCGCGCCGGGTTGCTCGACGGTCGGCGCGCGACCATTCACTGGGAAAATCAGGACAGTTTCGCAGAGGACTTCCCAGAGATCGAACTGACGAAATCGGTGTTCGTCATCGACGGCAACCGGATTACAACCGCGGGCGGCACCGCGTCGATCGACCTTGCCCTGACCCTGATCGCCGAGACCCACGGCGAGGAACTTGCCAACGCCGTGGCCGATCAACTGATCTATTCCGCCATCCGGACCGATCAGGATACGCTCCGGCTGTCGATCCCCACGCGCATCGGCGTGCGCCATCCAAAGCTCTCCCATGTCATTCAGGTAATGGAGAAGAACCTGGAAGATCCGATTTCGCCGGCGGTCCTGGCGCGCGATGTGGGCATGTCCACCCGGCAGCTTGAACGGTTGTTCCGCAGATACCTGAACCAGTCGCCCAAACGCTATTACATGGAGCTTCGCCTTGTGAAGGCGCGTAACCTGCTGATGCAGACGGATATGAGCGTGATCAATGTGGCGCTGGCCTGCGGGTTCGCCTCGCCCAGCCATTTTTCTAAATGCTACCGGGCGCACTATGACACGACGCCGTATCGTGAACGCGGCAGTCGCAGCGGACGCGTGGTCGAATAG
- a CDS encoding PQQ-dependent sugar dehydrogenase, whose protein sequence is MVMSHLSKLRPLRLGAFLLAGLLSLASPSAALESSTGALKVVAIASGLSEPWSIAFLPGGSILVTERGGRLLRISDGQVHTINGVPKVAAVGQGGLLDVMVPRDFAQSREVFLSHAVQQSTGQGTALGVGRLSQDGTRLEGFRRIFEMAPGSRGGRHFGSRVVEGPDGHIFLTIGERGDRPAAQDLGTHNGTIIRLNRDGSVPADNPFVGQAGARPEIWSFGHRNPQGAALDLQGRLWVNEHGARGGDEVNLIRKGANYGWPVISYGRHYSGAKIGEGTAKPGMEQPVHYWDPSIAPSGMMIYSGKLWPEWRDDIFSGSLKFGFLSRLDPDTGFSEERIEGPETGRVRDVREAPDGTIWFLSVTNGTVYRLSPG, encoded by the coding sequence ATGGTCATGTCGCATCTCAGCAAACTCCGCCCGCTTCGCCTTGGGGCCTTTCTCCTTGCCGGCCTTCTGTCTCTGGCTTCACCCTCGGCCGCGCTTGAAAGCTCCACCGGCGCCTTGAAAGTCGTTGCCATCGCCAGCGGCCTTTCCGAACCGTGGTCGATCGCCTTTCTGCCCGGCGGCAGCATTCTTGTGACGGAGCGGGGCGGCCGGCTCCTGCGGATTTCAGACGGACAGGTGCATACCATCAATGGCGTGCCGAAGGTGGCGGCGGTCGGGCAGGGTGGTCTCTTGGATGTCATGGTGCCCCGTGATTTCGCGCAAAGCCGAGAGGTCTTTCTCAGCCACGCGGTTCAGCAGAGCACAGGTCAGGGTACGGCGCTGGGTGTCGGGCGGTTGTCCCAAGACGGCACCCGCCTTGAAGGATTCCGGCGGATTTTCGAGATGGCACCGGGTTCCCGCGGTGGCCGCCATTTCGGAAGCCGGGTCGTCGAAGGCCCCGATGGGCATATCTTCCTCACGATCGGCGAACGGGGCGACAGGCCCGCAGCGCAAGACCTTGGAACGCACAACGGAACGATCATTCGCCTCAATCGCGACGGATCGGTCCCGGCCGACAACCCTTTCGTCGGGCAAGCCGGGGCCCGGCCTGAAATCTGGAGCTTCGGACACCGCAACCCGCAAGGGGCGGCGCTGGATCTGCAAGGGCGGCTTTGGGTGAATGAGCACGGCGCCCGCGGCGGGGACGAGGTGAACCTAATTCGAAAGGGCGCCAACTATGGTTGGCCGGTGATTTCGTATGGGCGGCACTACTCGGGCGCCAAGATCGGTGAAGGCACGGCGAAACCGGGTATGGAACAGCCCGTCCATTATTGGGATCCGTCGATCGCGCCCTCGGGGATGATGATCTACTCCGGCAAGTTGTGGCCGGAATGGCGTGATGACATCTTTTCGGGCAGCCTGAAGTTCGGTTTCCTGTCACGGCTCGACCCCGACACGGGCTTTTCGGAAGAGCGGATAGAAGGTCCAGAAACCGGGCGCGTTCGGGATGTCAGAGAGGCCCCGGACGGCACGATCTGGTTCTTGTCGGTCACGAACGGAACGGTCTACCGCCTGTCGCCCGGCTGA
- a CDS encoding ABC transporter substrate-binding protein has protein sequence MKNLLTATAAIGLLAGSACAEDIKIGVLLGFTGPIESMAPAMGAGAELAIAEVSGKLLGGSTVTAVRGDSTCIDSSAATAAAERLITSDGVKGIVGAACSGVTGAVLQNVARPNGMVMISPSATSPALSEAEDDGLFFRTAPSDARQGVVMADLLLGSGVKEVALTYTNNDYGKGLATSFENAFTDMGGTVTISAAHEDDKADYSAEVGALAAAGGELLVVAGYADRGGAGIVRSALDLGAYDRFHFPDGMVSSATTDNFGTEIDGSTGQLPGTDSPGAEKYAEFVGDKFDATAIFSAESYDAAALILLAMQAAGSSDPQVYKDKIMDVVNAPGEPIYPGELAKALDILAAGGDIDYVGATAAEFIGGGESAGNYRVVEVKDGEFATIGYR, from the coding sequence ATGAAGAACCTTCTTACGGCGACCGCGGCCATCGGCCTGCTGGCCGGATCCGCCTGTGCCGAAGACATCAAGATCGGTGTGCTGCTCGGTTTCACCGGCCCTATCGAGTCCATGGCCCCCGCAATGGGCGCGGGCGCCGAACTTGCGATTGCCGAGGTCAGCGGCAAGCTGCTCGGCGGGTCGACCGTGACCGCGGTGCGCGGCGACTCCACCTGTATCGACAGTTCTGCTGCAACCGCCGCTGCGGAACGGCTGATCACCTCTGACGGGGTGAAGGGTATCGTCGGCGCGGCCTGTTCGGGGGTGACCGGTGCGGTTCTGCAAAACGTGGCCCGCCCCAACGGGATGGTCATGATTTCGCCGTCCGCGACGTCCCCCGCATTGTCGGAAGCCGAGGATGACGGCCTGTTCTTCCGCACGGCGCCCTCTGACGCCCGCCAGGGTGTGGTGATGGCAGATCTGCTGCTGGGAAGCGGCGTGAAAGAGGTCGCGCTGACCTATACCAACAACGACTACGGCAAGGGGCTGGCGACGAGCTTCGAAAACGCCTTTACCGATATGGGCGGCACGGTCACGATTTCGGCTGCACATGAAGACGACAAGGCCGATTATTCGGCCGAGGTCGGCGCGCTGGCCGCAGCGGGCGGCGAGTTGCTGGTTGTCGCGGGCTATGCCGACCGGGGCGGCGCGGGCATCGTGCGCTCCGCGCTCGACCTTGGTGCTTACGACCGGTTCCACTTCCCCGATGGGATGGTGTCCTCGGCCACGACCGACAATTTCGGCACCGAGATCGACGGCTCTACCGGACAGTTGCCCGGCACCGACAGCCCCGGGGCGGAGAAATACGCAGAATTCGTCGGCGACAAGTTCGACGCCACGGCGATCTTCTCGGCCGAAAGCTATGACGCGGCGGCGCTGATCCTCTTGGCGATGCAGGCGGCCGGGTCCTCTGACCCGCAGGTCTACAAAGACAAGATCATGGATGTCGTCAACGCGCCGGGAGAGCCGATCTATCCCGGCGAACTGGCCAAGGCGCTGGATATCCTCGCCGCGGGCGGTGACATCGACTATGTCGGCGCGACGGCGGCCGAGTTCATCGGTGGCGGCGAAAGCGCGGGCAACTATCGCGTTGTCGAAGTCAAGGACGGCGAATTCGCGACCATCGGCTATCGCTGA
- a CDS encoding ABC transporter ATP-binding protein produces MIQVENLHKHFGGFHAVDGTSIEIATGSITGLIGPNGAGKSTLFNVIAGVLPPTSGRVTMDGEDITGLPPHELFHKGLLRTFQIAHEFSSMTVRENLMMVPAGQSGETLWHAWFRRGQVAREERALARKADEVLEFLTIDHLADERAGNLSGGQKKLLELGRTMMVDAKIVFLDEVGAGVNRTLLNTIGDAIVRLNKERGYTFCVIEHDMDFIGRLCDPVIVMAEGKVLSIGKADEIMQDEAVIEAYLGTGLKNKIKAGAGG; encoded by the coding sequence GTGATCCAGGTAGAGAACCTGCACAAGCATTTCGGAGGCTTCCACGCGGTGGACGGAACCTCCATCGAGATCGCGACGGGCTCCATCACCGGGCTCATCGGCCCGAATGGTGCGGGAAAGTCGACCCTGTTCAATGTCATAGCGGGTGTCCTGCCGCCGACATCCGGCCGTGTGACGATGGACGGGGAAGACATAACCGGCCTGCCCCCGCATGAATTGTTCCACAAGGGACTGCTACGCACCTTCCAGATTGCGCACGAATTCAGTTCGATGACGGTGCGCGAAAACCTGATGATGGTGCCCGCGGGTCAGTCCGGCGAAACGCTCTGGCATGCGTGGTTCCGCCGTGGGCAGGTGGCGCGGGAGGAGCGCGCCCTTGCCCGAAAAGCCGATGAAGTGCTGGAGTTCCTGACCATCGATCACCTGGCCGACGAAAGGGCCGGCAACCTTTCGGGCGGGCAGAAGAAACTGCTGGAACTCGGCCGGACCATGATGGTCGATGCCAAGATCGTGTTTCTGGACGAGGTCGGGGCGGGCGTGAACCGAACGCTTCTGAACACCATCGGCGATGCCATCGTGCGGCTGAACAAGGAACGCGGCTATACGTTTTGCGTGATCGAACATGACATGGATTTCATCGGGCGCCTTTGCGACCCGGTGATCGTCATGGCCGAGGGCAAGGTGCTGTCGATCGGCAAGGCGGACGAGATCATGCAGGACGAGGCGGTGATCGAGGCGTATCTGGGCACCGGGCTGAAGAACAAGATCAAGGCTGGCGCCGGGGGATGA
- a CDS encoding ABC transporter ATP-binding protein: MAEPFLIGDHMTGGYGGADILHGCTVAVDKGEIAVIVGPNGAGKSTAMKAVFGMLDIHRGAVRLDGVDISHLSPQARVSRGMAFVPQTNNIFTSMTVEENLEMGAFLRRDDISPTIEEVYRLFPILRDKRRQPAGELSGGQRQQVAVGRALMTQPTVLMLDEPTAGVSPIVMDELFDRIIEIARTGISILMVEQNARQALEIADKGYVLVQGRNAYTDTGKALLADAEVRRTFLGG, translated from the coding sequence ATGGCAGAGCCGTTTCTGATCGGAGACCATATGACCGGTGGCTATGGCGGGGCGGATATCCTGCATGGCTGCACCGTTGCGGTCGACAAGGGTGAGATCGCCGTCATCGTGGGCCCCAACGGGGCGGGAAAGTCGACGGCGATGAAGGCCGTCTTCGGGATGCTGGACATCCATCGCGGCGCGGTTCGGCTGGACGGGGTCGACATCAGCCATCTGAGCCCTCAGGCGCGGGTTTCCCGTGGCATGGCCTTCGTGCCCCAGACCAACAACATCTTCACCTCGATGACGGTCGAGGAAAACCTTGAAATGGGGGCGTTTTTGCGCCGCGACGACATTTCGCCCACGATTGAAGAGGTCTATCGCCTGTTCCCGATCCTGCGGGACAAGCGGCGCCAACCCGCCGGGGAGTTGTCGGGCGGCCAGCGTCAGCAGGTGGCCGTGGGCCGGGCCCTGATGACCCAACCCACCGTGCTGATGCTGGATGAGCCGACCGCCGGTGTGTCCCCGATCGTGATGGATGAGCTGTTCGACCGCATCATCGAAATCGCGCGAACCGGCATTTCTATCCTGATGGTGGAACAGAACGCCCGGCAGGCGCTGGAGATCGCGGACAAGGGCTATGTTCTGGTCCAGGGCCGCAACGCCTATACCGATACGGGCAAGGCCCTGTTGGCGGATGCGGAAGTTCGCCGAACGTTTCTTGGAGGCTGA
- a CDS encoding branched-chain amino acid ABC transporter permease, translated as MDFVNALVVLANFVLIPATAYGAQLALGALGVTLIYGILRFSNFAHGDMMAFGTMVTILVTWGLQAMGASLGPLPTALLALPVGIVATALLMLGTDRVVFRFYREQRVKPVILVIVSMGVMFILNGVVRIIIGPDERRFADGERFIVTAREFKEMTGLAEGLAIRTTQGLTVLTAVIVVAALFWFLTYTRTGKSMRAFSDNEDLALLSGINPERVVAITWIIVAALATIAGVLYGLDQSFKPFTYFQLLLPLFAAAIVGGLGSPLGAIAGGFLIAFSEVTITYAWKKVLTYVLPEGLEPSGLVQLLSTDYKFAVSFVILVIVLLIRPTGLFQGKSV; from the coding sequence ATGGACTTCGTGAACGCCCTTGTCGTCCTTGCCAATTTCGTCCTGATCCCGGCCACGGCCTATGGGGCGCAACTCGCCCTTGGTGCGCTGGGCGTCACTCTGATTTACGGCATCCTTCGGTTTTCCAATTTCGCCCATGGCGACATGATGGCGTTTGGCACCATGGTCACGATCCTCGTCACTTGGGGGTTGCAGGCGATGGGTGCGTCGCTCGGTCCACTTCCCACGGCACTTCTGGCCCTGCCGGTCGGGATCGTCGCCACGGCCCTTTTGATGCTGGGAACCGACCGGGTCGTGTTCCGCTTCTATCGCGAACAACGGGTCAAACCCGTCATCCTCGTGATCGTATCAATGGGGGTGATGTTCATCCTGAACGGCGTGGTGCGCATCATCATCGGCCCCGACGAACGCCGTTTTGCCGATGGCGAGCGGTTCATCGTCACCGCGCGTGAGTTCAAGGAAATGACCGGGCTGGCCGAGGGGCTGGCGATCCGAACGACGCAGGGCCTGACCGTTCTGACGGCCGTGATCGTGGTGGCGGCGCTCTTCTGGTTCCTGACCTACACCCGAACCGGAAAATCCATGCGCGCCTTTTCCGACAACGAGGATCTCGCCCTTCTGTCCGGAATTAATCCCGAACGCGTGGTGGCGATCACATGGATCATCGTGGCAGCCTTGGCAACCATCGCAGGTGTGCTCTACGGGCTCGACCAGAGCTTCAAGCCCTTCACCTATTTCCAGCTTTTGCTGCCACTCTTCGCGGCGGCCATCGTGGGCGGCCTCGGCAGCCCGCTGGGCGCGATCGCGGGTGGGTTTCTGATCGCCTTTTCCGAGGTGACGATTACCTACGCCTGGAAGAAGGTGCTGACCTATGTCTTGCCCGAGGGGCTCGAACCGTCCGGCCTCGTCCAGTTGCTGAGCACCGACTACAAATTCGCGGTCAGCTTCGTGATCCTCGTCATCGTGTTGCTGATCCGGCCGACGGGCCTGTTCCAGGGGAAATCGGTATGA
- a CDS encoding branched-chain amino acid ABC transporter permease, which translates to MRDLLLFVVVGVLIAATGMLQSWNAALFILNYGLISAIMALGVNMQWGYAGLFNVGVMGFTALGGLAAVIVSMPPVGEAWSAGGLGMLAALTVGLCVIAGAIAIWKRLPKGRMRGLAVFGWLLMGYFLYRKFFDPAVDAIEAVNPAATGYLGGLGLPVLLSWPVGGLLAAGAAWIIGKTALGLRSDYLAIATLGIAEIVIAILKNEDWLSRGVKNVIGIPRPVPYEVDLQQDPAFVERAASFGLDPVTASTLFVKLCYAGLFAAVLIILIWLTEKALNSPWGRMMRAIRDNEVAAEAMGKDVKARHLEVFILGSAICGLAGAMMVTYDSQLTPGSYQPLRFTFLIWVMVIVGGSGNNWGAVLGGFLIWFLWVQVEPAGAWIMGVVTSGMADDSALRAHLLDSVAHMRLFTMGVVLLLVLRFSPRGLIPER; encoded by the coding sequence ATGCGCGATCTCTTGCTGTTCGTCGTCGTCGGGGTGCTGATCGCAGCAACCGGCATGCTTCAAAGCTGGAACGCAGCGCTTTTCATCCTGAACTACGGCCTGATCTCGGCGATCATGGCGCTGGGTGTAAACATGCAATGGGGCTATGCTGGCCTTTTCAATGTCGGTGTCATGGGGTTCACCGCGCTTGGCGGACTTGCCGCGGTCATCGTGTCCATGCCGCCGGTGGGTGAGGCATGGTCGGCCGGCGGTCTGGGCATGCTGGCGGCCCTGACAGTCGGACTTTGCGTAATTGCCGGTGCCATCGCGATCTGGAAACGCTTGCCCAAGGGACGAATGCGTGGGTTGGCCGTGTTCGGCTGGCTGCTTATGGGCTATTTTCTGTACCGCAAATTCTTCGACCCGGCGGTCGATGCGATCGAGGCGGTCAACCCGGCTGCCACGGGCTATCTCGGCGGGCTGGGTCTTCCGGTCCTGCTTAGTTGGCCTGTCGGCGGACTTCTGGCCGCGGGTGCGGCATGGATCATTGGCAAAACGGCACTCGGGCTACGCTCCGACTACCTGGCCATTGCGACCCTCGGCATTGCCGAGATCGTCATTGCCATTCTGAAGAACGAGGACTGGCTGAGCCGCGGCGTCAAGAACGTGATCGGAATTCCCCGCCCGGTGCCTTACGAGGTTGATCTGCAACAGGACCCCGCTTTTGTGGAGCGGGCCGCAAGTTTCGGGCTGGACCCCGTCACCGCCTCCACGCTGTTCGTGAAACTCTGCTATGCTGGGCTTTTCGCCGCCGTACTGATCATCTTGATCTGGTTGACGGAAAAGGCGCTGAACTCACCTTGGGGCCGGATGATGCGGGCGATCCGTGACAACGAAGTCGCGGCAGAAGCGATGGGCAAGGATGTGAAGGCACGCCACCTGGAGGTCTTCATTCTCGGCTCGGCCATCTGCGGGCTGGCGGGGGCGATGATGGTCACCTATGACAGCCAGCTTACCCCGGGCAGTTATCAGCCGCTGCGCTTTACCTTCCTGATCTGGGTGATGGTGATCGTCGGCGGATCGGGCAACAACTGGGGCGCGGTGCTGGGCGGGTTCCTAATCTGGTTCCTGTGGGTGCAGGTCGAACCGGCCGGGGCGTGGATCATGGGGGTTGTAACCTCCGGCATGGCAGACGACTCGGCACTTCGCGCCCATCTGCTCGACAGTGTCGCACATATGAGACTGTTCACCATGGGGGTGGTCCTACTGCTCGTCCTTCGTTTCAGCCCTAGGGGGCTGATCCCGGAACGCTAG
- a CDS encoding NTP transferase domain-containing protein, with translation MRGLSDVLILVPAAGQSRRMGGRDKLLETIEGESLLRRQVRRAVSTGGRVLVTLPRGSGSERAAQLVGLNLMPPLQIDASEGMGASLRAGAAAAEAVGAVGLMVLLPDMPDIDTFDINRLLQEFLEDPENCVRATTEDGKVGHPVVFPARTFGLLRTVRGDKGGRSVLSSEAVRDIPLSGRKAVIDLDTPEAWAEWRQTRKA, from the coding sequence TTGAGAGGGCTGTCCGACGTCCTGATCCTCGTGCCGGCGGCCGGTCAGTCCCGGCGCATGGGCGGACGTGACAAGCTTCTTGAAACCATCGAAGGTGAATCCCTGCTCCGGCGCCAAGTCCGACGGGCCGTATCTACGGGCGGCAGGGTTCTTGTCACCCTGCCCCGTGGCTCAGGCTCGGAACGGGCGGCGCAGCTTGTTGGGTTGAACCTGATGCCGCCACTTCAAATCGATGCCTCCGAAGGGATGGGGGCATCATTGCGTGCCGGCGCGGCGGCGGCGGAGGCCGTCGGAGCCGTGGGCTTGATGGTTCTTCTGCCCGATATGCCAGACATAGATACGTTTGATATCAATCGGTTGCTACAGGAGTTCCTTGAGGACCCTGAAAACTGTGTGCGGGCGACGACGGAAGACGGCAAGGTCGGCCACCCCGTTGTGTTTCCGGCCAGAACCTTCGGTTTGCTAAGAACCGTCCGTGGTGACAAAGGCGGCCGCTCCGTTCTCAGCAGCGAAGCTGTCAGGGATATCCCGCTCAGCGGACGGAAAGCCGTGATCGATCTTGATACTCCGGAAGCATGGGCGGAATGGCGACAAACGCGCAAGGCCTGA